The following are from one region of the Papaver somniferum cultivar HN1 unplaced genomic scaffold, ASM357369v1 unplaced-scaffold_132, whole genome shotgun sequence genome:
- the LOC113333127 gene encoding dehydrodolichyl diphosphate synthase 6-like isoform X2, with amino-acid sequence MDGNRRFARKHNLKDGSGHRAGFLALMLMLRYCYELGVKYVTAYAFSVDNFNRDPEEVKHVMDLMVEKIEELLKEESIVNSYGVRLHFIGNLKLLSETARAAVEKAMASMAKNSKVVLLICVAYSSTDEIMNAVQESYNEKLPTLQDLSPSGSNDNQIKVDHSEKALGFAVKLSDIERHMYMSVSPDPDILVRTSGANRLSNFLLWQSTHTYLYSPAALWPEISLWHLIWMVLNFQRIKHNLEKKRKQL; translated from the coding sequence ATGGATGGAAACCGGAGGTTTGCCCGCAAACACAATTTGAAAGATGGGTCTGGTCACAGGGCAGGGTTCCTGGCTCTTATGTTGATGTTGCGGTATTGCTATGAGTTAGGGGTTAAGTATGTTACTGCATATGCCTTCAGCGTTGATAATTTCAACCGTGATCCTGAAGAAGTTAAGCACGTGATGGATCTGATGGTGGAGAAAatcgaagaattactcaaggaagaGAGCATTGTCAATAGTTATGGGGTTAGGTTGCATTTCATTGGGAACTTGAAGCTCTTAAGTGAGACTGCTAGGGCAGCAGTTGAGAAAGCTATGGCATCCATGGCCAAGAATAGCAAAGTTGTATTACTGATATGCGTAGCATATTCTTCTACAGATGAGATTATGAACGCTGTCCAGGAATCTTATAACGAGAAGCTGCCTACATTACAAGACTTGAGTCCAAGTGGCTCGAACGATAATCAGATTAAAGTTGACCATAGTGAGAAAGCTCTGGGGTTTGCAGTTAAGTTGTCAGATATAGAGAGGCACATGTACATGTCTGTTAGCCCTGATCCTGACATTTTAGTTCGTACATCAGGTGCCAATCGTTTGAGCAATTTTCTTCTCTGGCAATCTACACACACGTATTTGTATTCTCCCGCGGCACTTTGGCCAGAGATCTCTTTATGGCACTTGATATGGATGGTCTTGAACTTCCAAAGAATCAAACATAATTTGGAGAAGAAAAGGAAGCAACTATAG
- the LOC113333128 gene encoding dehydrodolichyl diphosphate synthase 6-like — MQSYKMKLTGFFGNLFSFIRKFIFSVLSVGPIPTHISFIMDGNRRYARKHRLSEGAGHRVGFFALMSMLKYCYELKVKYVSVFAFGAENLNRSPKEVQYLMALMEEKIGEILKEESLMNKLGIRIQFIGNLKLLKDTTRAAAERAMAATAKNKKFVVLVCAGYSSVTEIVNAVQKSYEDKRRKLQKLDSSGTGTDQSRVDSDESDPEFEISLPDLERHMHMAAFPEPDILVRTSGATRLSNFFLWQSSQTYLYSPAALWPEISLWHLIWMVLHFQ; from the coding sequence ATGCAGTCATATAAGATGAAGTTAACTGGGTTCTTCGGAAACTTGTTTAGTTTTATCCGAAAGTTTATCTTCAGTGTGCTATCTGTGGGTCCAATCCCGACTCATATTTCGTTTATCATGGATGGAAACCGGAGGTATGCTCGGAAACATAGACTGAGTGAAGGTGCTGGCCATAGAGTTGGATTCTTTGCTCTGATGTCGATGTTGAAGTACTGTTATGAGTTAAAGGTGAAATATGTGAGTGTATTTGCTTTTGGTGCCGAAAATCTGAACAGAAGCCCTAAAGAAGTTCAGTATTTAATGGCTCTGATGGAAGAGAAAATTGGGGAGATACTCAAAGAAGAGAGCCTCATGAATAAATTAGGGATTAGAATACAGTTCATAGGAAACTTGAAGCTCTTAAAGGATACTACCAGGGCAGCAGCTGAGAGAGCAATGGCAGCCACAGCCAAAAACAAGAAATTTGTGGTACTGGTTTGCGCAGGATATTCATCCGTCACTGAGATCGTGAATGCTGTCCAAAAATCTTATGAAGACAAGAGGCGTAAGTTACAAAAACTGGATTCCAGTGGTACTGGTACTGATCAGAGTCGAGTTGATTCTGATGAGAGTGATCCCGAGTTTGAAATTTCATTACCAGATCTAGAGAGACATATGCACATGGCTGCATTCCCTGAACCTGACATTTTAGTCCGTACTTCAGGTGCAACACGACTTAGCAATTTCTTTCTGTGGCAATCTTCGCAAACATATCTGTATTCACCAGCGGCACTTTGGCCAGAGATCTCTTTATGGCACTTAATATGGATGGTCTTACACTTTCAGTGA
- the LOC113333127 gene encoding dehydrodolichyl diphosphate synthase 6-like isoform X1, with protein MIMKMQGVQDSVTRFLGKLKFLFRKFVFAVLSVGPIPTHIAFIMDGNRRFARKHNLKDGSGHRAGFLALMLMLRYCYELGVKYVTAYAFSVDNFNRDPEEVKHVMDLMVEKIEELLKEESIVNSYGVRLHFIGNLKLLSETARAAVEKAMASMAKNSKVVLLICVAYSSTDEIMNAVQESYNEKLPTLQDLSPSGSNDNQIKVDHSEKALGFAVKLSDIERHMYMSVSPDPDILVRTSGANRLSNFLLWQSTHTYLYSPAALWPEISLWHLIWMVLNFQRIKHNLEKKRKQL; from the coding sequence ATGATAATGAAAATGCAGGGTGTTCAAGATTCTGTAACTCGTTTTCTTGGAAAACTCAAATTTCTATTCCGGAAGTTTGTGTTTGCTGTGCTCTCTGTGGGTCCGATTCCCACTCATATCGCTTTTATTATGGATGGAAACCGGAGGTTTGCCCGCAAACACAATTTGAAAGATGGGTCTGGTCACAGGGCAGGGTTCCTGGCTCTTATGTTGATGTTGCGGTATTGCTATGAGTTAGGGGTTAAGTATGTTACTGCATATGCCTTCAGCGTTGATAATTTCAACCGTGATCCTGAAGAAGTTAAGCACGTGATGGATCTGATGGTGGAGAAAatcgaagaattactcaaggaagaGAGCATTGTCAATAGTTATGGGGTTAGGTTGCATTTCATTGGGAACTTGAAGCTCTTAAGTGAGACTGCTAGGGCAGCAGTTGAGAAAGCTATGGCATCCATGGCCAAGAATAGCAAAGTTGTATTACTGATATGCGTAGCATATTCTTCTACAGATGAGATTATGAACGCTGTCCAGGAATCTTATAACGAGAAGCTGCCTACATTACAAGACTTGAGTCCAAGTGGCTCGAACGATAATCAGATTAAAGTTGACCATAGTGAGAAAGCTCTGGGGTTTGCAGTTAAGTTGTCAGATATAGAGAGGCACATGTACATGTCTGTTAGCCCTGATCCTGACATTTTAGTTCGTACATCAGGTGCCAATCGTTTGAGCAATTTTCTTCTCTGGCAATCTACACACACGTATTTGTATTCTCCCGCGGCACTTTGGCCAGAGATCTCTTTATGGCACTTGATATGGATGGTCTTGAACTTCCAAAGAATCAAACATAATTTGGAGAAGAAAAGGAAGCAACTATAG